The Bacteroidales bacterium genomic interval GGTATTGATCTCCGATATCCGGTCCTTGCCTGTCGACTTGCGTGGGATCATGAATTTCAAAAAAAGCTTTTGCCAAAGTTTCATAATCGGTCTTTGACGGATCAAAAAGTATCCGTACGGCTTCGGCATGACCTGTTGTTTTCATACAAACATCTTTATATGACGGATTATTAAGTGTTCCACCCGTATATCCTGATTCCACGCTGATAACGCCGGGTATCTTTTTCATATAATACTCCACTCCCCAAAAGCAACCACCGGCAAATACAGCCGTATCCAATTTTACATCCTTTGCAGGGACAAATTCCATAGATATGGAATTAACACAATGCCGGGTTTGTTTAGGAGTGAGTCCTTCACCCAGAAATACATGCCCCAGATGTGCACCGCATTTTGCACAAATGATCTCTGTCCGGCGACCATCCGCATCCGGAACACGTTGTACCGCCCCTTTGATTTCATCATC includes:
- a CDS encoding bifunctional methionine sulfoxide reductase B/A protein gives rise to the protein MAQKKELTPQEKRVIIDKGTEAPFSGKYYHFNEKGTYVCKQCGAPLYHSEDKFESGCGWPSFDDEIKGAVQRVPDADGRRTEIICAKCGAHLGHVFLGEGLTPKQTRHCVNSISMEFVPAKDVKLDTAVFAGGCFWGVEYYMKKIPGVISVESGYTGGTLNNPSYKDVCMKTTGHAEAVRILFDPSKTDYETLAKAFFEIHDPTQVDRQGPDIGDQYRSEIFYTTPEQKQIAERLIKQLEKKGYKVATTVTPASRFWVAEDYHQDYYDRKGTLPYCHGYTKRF